One Helianthus annuus cultivar XRQ/B chromosome 7, HanXRQr2.0-SUNRISE, whole genome shotgun sequence genomic region harbors:
- the LOC110866411 gene encoding putative UPF0481 protein At3g02645 has translation MTSPIGNGDLELGDVNMIQDTFQSLLDYIENEENHNRSLPQIGKAPRTLRELNPSSFNHRVVSIGPLHRDDNNVQAFEKQKIICLNKLMRRTSPSSFGDLLKSCVQKAYSLMEEIKAFYVWEKTIDDAVVAKMMVVDACFILEFIHWYSKSDEPFSVNRLLPKTIICDLVLLENQIPLFFLNEIYECTILKNAPNISFIEFIHPILNDLSLFEDEIKINKISIDTSPHILSLLHECYKPRDDTKSNYLKSTIHSAVDLDRAGVKFKPNRSPKWPMEMDVTSSMFPCFSWCWGNTTLRMQVFLVHDFTELVLRNLIAYEHSYQTRNHITSYAFAMDMLVNSQEDVTKLVDSKILINDMDSNEEAANMINNICKEVTGEYSFYCERCETLKEYCDGYWPKNITWLRKTYFSSPWNIIALFAGIILFALTVVQTVFTINSAGSN, from the coding sequence ATGACATCCCCTATAGGCAACGGTGATTTGGAACTTGGAGATGTAAACATGATTCAAGACACCTTCCAAAGTCTTCTTGATTATATAGAAAACGAAGAAAACCATAACCGCAGTTTGCCACAGATTGGCAAAGCACCTCGTACCCTACGAGAACTCAACCCCAGTTCATTTAACCATCGGGTGGTCTCTATTGGACCTCTGCATAGAGACGACAACAATGTGCAAGCATTTGAAAAGCAGAAAATAATTTGTTTGAATAAACTAATGCGTCGTACAAGTCCCTCCTCATTTGGGGATTTATTGAAATCATGTGTGCAGAAGGCCTACTCTTTAATGGAAGAAATCAAGGCATTTTATGTTTGGGAGAAGACCATTGATGATGCGGTAGTTGCCAAAATGATGGTTGTGGATGCTTGTTTCATACTTGAGTTCATTCACTGGTATTCGAAATCTGATGAACCGTTTTCGGTAAATAGGTTACTACCCAAAACTATAATTTGTGACTTGGTATTGCTCGAAAACCAGATCCCTTTGTTTTTTCTTAATGAAATATATGAGTGCACAATATTGAAAAATGCTCCTAATATCTCCTTTATTGAATTTATTCATCCAATTTTAAATGATCTCAGCCTCTTTGAAGATGAaataaaaatcaacaaaatttCCATTGATACATCACCTCATATTCTAAGCCTTCTACATGAATGTTACAAGCCTCGAGATGATACTAAATCAAATTACTTAAAGTCAACAATCCATTCGGCTGTAGATCTAGACAGGGCAGGGGTCAAGTTCAAACCTAACCGAAGTCCGAAATGGCCCATGGAGATGGATGTGACGTCATCTATGTTCCCATGTTTTTCATGGTGTTGGGGTAACACTACTCTTAGAATGCAAGTATTTCTTGTTCATGATTTCACAGAGTTGGTGTTAAGGAATCTCATTGCATACGAGCACTCCTACCAAACTCGTAATCATATCACATCATATGCTTTCGCCATGGATATGCTAGTTAATAGTCAAGAAGATGTTACCAAGTTGGTAGATTCAAAAATCCTTATCAACGACATGGATTCAAATGAAGAAGCTGCTAATATGATCAACAACATATGCAAAGAAGTTACAGGTGAATATTCCTTTTACTGTGAACGATGCGAAACGTTGAAAGAGTATTGCGATGGCTATTGGCCAAAAAATATAACTTGGTTGAGGAAAACTTACTTTAGTAGTCCATGGAATATCATTGCTTTATTTGCTGGAATCATTCTATTTGCTCTAACCGTGGTTCAGACCGTATTTACGATTAATTCTGCTGGAAGCAACTAA